In Pseudomonadota bacterium, a genomic segment contains:
- a CDS encoding amino acid ABC transporter ATP-binding protein, whose amino-acid sequence MAEAQTDPLAMETSVDTSKMKVSDEVAISIQNMNKWYGAFHVLRDIDLTVYQGERIVICGPSGSGKSTLIRCINALEEHQQGSITVDGTILSSDLKNIDKIRSEVGMCFQHFNLFPHLTILENCTLAPIWVRKTPKKQAEETAMHFLEKVKIPDQANKYPGQLSGGQQQRVAIARSLCMRPRIMLFDEPTSALDPEMIKEVLDTMIELAEEGMTMLCVTHEMGFARQVANRVIFMDAGQIVEQNEPEEFFGNPQSDRTKLFLSQILGH is encoded by the coding sequence ATGGCTGAAGCTCAAACAGACCCGCTCGCAATGGAGACCTCGGTGGACACGTCCAAGATGAAGGTGTCCGACGAGGTGGCGATCTCGATCCAGAACATGAACAAGTGGTATGGCGCGTTCCACGTCCTGAGGGACATCGACCTCACCGTCTACCAGGGCGAGCGGATCGTGATCTGCGGGCCGTCGGGCTCTGGTAAGTCGACGCTCATCCGCTGCATCAACGCGCTCGAGGAGCACCAGCAGGGCTCGATCACGGTGGACGGGACGATCCTCTCCTCGGACCTCAAGAACATCGACAAGATCCGCTCCGAGGTCGGCATGTGCTTCCAGCACTTCAACCTCTTTCCGCACCTCACCATCCTCGAGAACTGCACGCTCGCGCCGATCTGGGTCCGCAAGACCCCGAAGAAGCAAGCCGAAGAGACAGCGATGCACTTCCTCGAGAAGGTGAAGATCCCTGACCAGGCCAACAAGTATCCGGGCCAGCTCTCCGGTGGTCAGCAGCAGCGCGTGGCCATCGCCCGCTCGCTGTGCATGCGGCCTCGGATCATGCTCTTTGACGAGCCCACCTCCGCCCTCGACCCCGAGATGATCAAGGAGGTGCTCGACACCATGATCGAGCTCGCCGAGGAGGGCATGACGATGCTCTGCGTGACCCACGAGATGGGCTTTGCGCGGCAGGTCGCCAACCGCGTGATCTTTATGGATGCCGGTCAGATCGTGGAGCAGAACGAGCCGGAAGAGTTCTTCGGCAACCCGCAATCGGACCGGACGAAACTCTTCCTGAGCCAGATCCTCGGGCACTGA
- a CDS encoding ferredoxin, producing the protein MTRNGKDQLDAALARHGLRVTGGFRPTPDDRIDAAALALVSPGPGFWGHFSKSPEYRGGARDPLDRWSARILSALAEDFGAVAHFPFGPTPGPFLAWARRSGAAWPSPVALHVSESMGLDTSYRGALALPFDIAFRAGTSPCESCTRPCLTACPAGAMGGGGYDVARCREYLRDTPDCACRQAGCLVRRACPASLGQPPAQARFHMAAFLS; encoded by the coding sequence ATGACACGCAACGGCAAGGACCAGCTCGACGCCGCGCTCGCGCGGCACGGGCTACGCGTGACCGGCGGCTTTCGGCCCACGCCGGACGATCGCATCGATGCCGCGGCCCTCGCCCTCGTGAGCCCTGGTCCCGGCTTCTGGGGCCACTTTTCTAAGAGTCCTGAATACCGGGGCGGCGCACGCGACCCGCTCGACCGCTGGAGCGCGCGCATCCTCAGCGCACTGGCCGAAGACTTCGGCGCCGTGGCGCATTTCCCCTTCGGTCCGACGCCGGGCCCGTTCCTCGCCTGGGCGCGTCGCAGCGGGGCGGCGTGGCCATCGCCCGTGGCGCTTCATGTGAGTGAAAGCATGGGGCTCGACACGTCCTACAGAGGCGCGCTCGCGCTTCCCTTCGACATCGCATTCCGCGCGGGAACGTCGCCATGCGAGAGCTGCACGCGGCCCTGCCTCACGGCCTGCCCCGCCGGGGCCATGGGCGGCGGAGGCTATGACGTGGCGCGGTGCAGGGAGTACCTCCGCGACACTCCAGATTGCGCCTGCCGGCAGGCCGGCTGCCTCGTGCGCCGGGCCTGCCCGGCCTCTCTCGGCCAGCCGCCCGCGCAAGCGCGCTTTCACATGGCCGCGTTCCTCTCATGA
- a CDS encoding SDR family oxidoreductase produces the protein MPDRQKTLLLTGASRGIGHATVKRFSAEGWRVLTCSRMAFDPRCPWPGGEENHIQVDLADPNQTIEAIEEVRGKVDGKLDALVNNAGISPKGEDGARLTTLNTDLRTWGHVFHVNFFASVVLARGLQEELAATKGAVVNVTSIAGARVHPFAGAAYATSKAALAALTREMAHDFGPLGVRVNAIAPGEVETSILSPGTEKIVERLPLRRLGQPSEVADVIWFLCTDASSYVTGTEIEVNAGQHV, from the coding sequence ATGCCCGATCGTCAGAAAACCCTGCTGCTCACCGGCGCGAGCCGTGGGATCGGCCACGCCACGGTGAAGCGGTTCTCGGCGGAGGGCTGGCGCGTCCTGACCTGCTCGCGCATGGCCTTTGATCCGCGCTGCCCCTGGCCCGGCGGAGAGGAAAACCACATCCAGGTGGACCTCGCGGACCCGAACCAGACGATCGAGGCCATCGAGGAGGTCCGCGGAAAGGTCGACGGAAAACTCGACGCGCTCGTCAACAACGCGGGCATCTCGCCCAAGGGCGAGGACGGCGCGCGGCTCACCACGCTCAATACCGACCTGCGCACGTGGGGCCATGTGTTCCACGTGAATTTCTTTGCCTCGGTCGTCCTCGCGCGCGGGCTCCAGGAGGAATTGGCGGCCACGAAGGGCGCGGTGGTCAATGTCACCTCCATCGCAGGCGCACGGGTGCACCCCTTCGCAGGCGCGGCCTACGCGACCTCCAAAGCGGCGCTCGCCGCACTCACCCGCGAAATGGCCCATGATTTCGGGCCGCTCGGTGTGCGCGTGAATGCCATCGCGCCCGGGGAGGTGGAGACATCGATCCTGTCGCCGGGGACCGAGAAGATTGTGGAGCGCCTGCCGCTCCGGCGCCTCGGACAGCCATCGGAGGTCGCCGATGTCATCTGGTTTCTCTGCACCGATGCCTCGAGCTACGTCACGGGGACCGAAATCGAGGTGAACGCGGGTCAGCACGTCTGA
- the yihA gene encoding ribosome biogenesis GTP-binding protein YihA/YsxC, protein MSLPFPLAELEDAATREAGRKLFARPTEFVKGVVAMDGLPPGDRVEVCFAGRSNVGKSSLINALTGQKGLARASNTPGRTQEINFFSLEGRYLVDLPGYGFANAPVAVVEKWQRLLKSYLQGRVNLRRAFVLIDARHGVKPVDAEIMALLDSAAVTFQVVLTKADKNKASQTETVLAQVREKLSKHPAAFPKLVLTSSEKGEGLDTLRAIIATLA, encoded by the coding sequence GTGAGCCTGCCCTTCCCGCTGGCGGAGCTCGAAGACGCGGCCACGCGCGAGGCGGGGCGAAAGCTCTTTGCGCGGCCCACGGAGTTCGTGAAAGGCGTCGTCGCCATGGATGGCCTGCCGCCCGGCGACCGGGTGGAGGTCTGCTTTGCCGGGCGCTCGAACGTGGGCAAAAGCTCCCTCATCAATGCGCTGACCGGCCAGAAGGGCCTCGCACGGGCTTCCAACACGCCCGGGCGCACGCAGGAGATCAACTTCTTCTCGCTCGAAGGCCGCTACCTCGTGGACCTGCCGGGCTACGGCTTTGCCAACGCGCCGGTGGCCGTGGTGGAAAAATGGCAGCGGCTGCTCAAATCCTACCTCCAGGGTCGGGTTAACCTGCGCCGCGCCTTCGTGCTCATCGATGCCCGCCACGGTGTAAAGCCCGTGGACGCGGAGATCATGGCCCTCCTCGACAGCGCGGCAGTGACATTCCAGGTGGTGCTGACGAAGGCCGACAAGAACAAGGCCAGCCAGACAGAGACGGTGCTGGCGCAGGTGCGCGAAAAGCTCTCCAAGCATCCGGCGGCCTTTCCGAAGCTCGTGCTCACCTCGTCGGAGAAGGGCGAGGGCCTCGACACCCTGCGCGCGATCATCGCCACGCTTGCCTGA
- the yidC gene encoding membrane protein insertase YidC yields MDEQNKNLLLATGLSFLVLLVWMAFFAPEPPQEPATAPSTTASQTTTTDGTAPIVAGESSDAPATPGSVVTSEEARAAALDAAPRLTIDTARLEGSVSLLGGRIDDLRLRDYRESLDDDAPIVTLLSPENADDAYYAAHGWAHGTGLEASDVPGPETLWQADGNQTLTVDTPVTLTWESPAGLVFSKTISVDADYMFTVEQNVTNPTDATVRLAPYGLIRRHGIPDDLMGFFILHEGLIRMTDGELGEVNYDDIVDLEAGEDNRASSRTMRVQENGWIGFTDHYWMTTLVPAPGTAFTSTAQMSENTGIMQALTLYPTRDLAAGGTLDASAQFFAGAKEWEAIRGYEREAGIDRFLDSIDWGWFFFLTKPIFALLHWLNALIGNMGWAIIALTLVIKAVLFPLAYRSYASMAKMKELQPEMEKLKEAAGDDREKLQKGMMELYKKNKVNPAAGCLPILLQIPIFFSLYKVIFVTLELRHAEWFGVFQDLSAPDPTSIMNLYGLLPFAGPEPGSIVALIFIGILPLILGISMWLQQKLNPAPTDPTQAMIFAWMPWVFMFMLGTFASGLIVYWIANNLITFAQQYLIMRSQGVKPDVFGNIRASFRKAAKGEEK; encoded by the coding sequence ATGGACGAGCAAAACAAGAACCTTCTTCTGGCGACGGGACTGAGCTTCCTTGTCCTGCTGGTGTGGATGGCCTTCTTCGCGCCCGAGCCCCCGCAGGAGCCGGCCACCGCGCCGAGCACCACGGCAAGCCAAACGACCACCACCGATGGCACGGCCCCCATTGTCGCCGGCGAAAGCTCTGACGCCCCGGCGACGCCCGGCTCCGTGGTGACGAGTGAAGAGGCTCGCGCCGCCGCCCTCGACGCCGCGCCGCGCCTCACCATCGACACCGCGCGCCTCGAAGGCTCAGTCTCGCTGCTTGGCGGGCGTATCGACGATCTTCGCCTGCGCGACTACCGGGAAAGCCTCGACGACGACGCCCCGATCGTGACGCTGCTCTCCCCCGAAAACGCCGATGATGCCTATTACGCCGCCCATGGCTGGGCCCATGGCACCGGGCTCGAGGCGAGCGACGTCCCCGGGCCGGAGACGCTCTGGCAGGCTGATGGCAACCAGACGCTCACCGTCGACACGCCCGTCACGCTCACCTGGGAGAGCCCCGCGGGCCTCGTCTTCTCCAAGACGATCTCGGTGGACGCCGATTACATGTTTACCGTCGAGCAGAACGTCACCAACCCCACAGACGCCACCGTGCGCCTCGCGCCCTACGGCCTCATCCGCCGTCACGGCATCCCCGATGATCTGATGGGCTTCTTCATCCTCCATGAAGGCCTCATCCGGATGACCGACGGCGAGCTCGGCGAGGTGAATTACGACGACATCGTCGACCTCGAGGCCGGGGAAGACAATCGCGCCTCCTCTCGCACCATGCGCGTGCAGGAAAACGGCTGGATCGGCTTCACAGACCATTACTGGATGACGACCCTCGTCCCCGCGCCGGGCACCGCCTTCACCTCCACGGCGCAAATGTCGGAAAATACGGGCATCATGCAGGCGCTCACGCTCTACCCCACGCGCGACCTCGCTGCGGGCGGCACGCTGGACGCCAGCGCGCAATTCTTCGCCGGCGCCAAGGAATGGGAGGCCATTCGCGGCTACGAGCGCGAAGCCGGCATCGACCGCTTCCTCGATTCCATCGATTGGGGCTGGTTCTTCTTCCTGACGAAGCCGATCTTCGCCCTGCTCCACTGGCTCAACGCCCTCATCGGCAACATGGGCTGGGCCATCATCGCGCTGACCCTCGTGATCAAGGCGGTCCTCTTCCCGCTGGCCTACCGCTCCTACGCGTCCATGGCCAAAATGAAGGAGCTCCAGCCCGAGATGGAGAAGCTCAAGGAAGCGGCGGGCGATGATCGCGAGAAGCTCCAGAAAGGGATGATGGAGCTCTACAAGAAGAACAAGGTGAACCCGGCCGCGGGCTGCCTGCCGATCCTCTTGCAGATCCCGATCTTCTTCTCGCTTTACAAGGTGATCTTCGTGACGCTGGAACTCCGCCATGCGGAATGGTTCGGCGTTTTCCAGGATCTCTCCGCGCCCGACCCCACCTCGATCATGAATCTCTACGGTCTCCTGCCGTTCGCGGGCCCCGAGCCCGGCTCGATCGTGGCGCTCATCTTCATCGGGATCCTGCCGCTCATCCTCGGCATCTCGATGTGGCTCCAGCAGAAGCTCAATCCGGCGCCGACCGACCCTACGCAGGCCATGATCTTCGCCTGGATGCCCTGGGTCTTCATGTTCATGCTGGGCACCTTCGCCTCGGGCCTGATCGTCTACTGGATCGCCAACAACCTCATCACCTTCGCGCAGCAATATCTCATCATGCGCAGCCAGGGGGTGAAGCCCGACGTCTTCGGCAATATCCGCGCGAGCTTCCGCAAGGCGGCGAAAGGCGAAGAGAAGTAA
- a CDS encoding histidine phosphatase family protein, with product MKTLIIMRHAKSSWSDPGARDIERPLNARGRRSAQALGEWLRFGGFQPDLVLCSTAVRTAETWAGLGLEAEVRYVRELYHAAPGVYLDAFRNASGRCVMVLGHNPGIAAFASEILAAPPSHARFDAYPTGATLVADYDGEWPQLSAGRATVRAFTVPRDLT from the coding sequence ATGAAGACCCTCATCATCATGCGGCACGCGAAATCGAGCTGGTCGGACCCGGGCGCCCGCGACATCGAGCGGCCACTCAACGCCCGCGGCAGACGCTCCGCGCAGGCGCTCGGCGAATGGCTGCGCTTCGGTGGCTTCCAGCCTGACCTCGTGCTCTGTTCCACCGCTGTTCGAACGGCGGAGACCTGGGCCGGTCTCGGGCTCGAGGCAGAGGTGCGCTACGTGCGGGAACTCTACCATGCCGCGCCCGGGGTGTATCTCGACGCGTTTCGAAACGCGTCCGGACGCTGCGTGATGGTCCTGGGCCACAATCCCGGCATCGCGGCCTTTGCCAGCGAGATCCTCGCCGCGCCGCCCAGTCACGCGCGCTTCGACGCATATCCGACGGGGGCGACGCTCGTGGCCGATTACGATGGGGAGTGGCCACAGCTCTCGGCCGGACGCGCCACCGTGCGGGCCTTCACCGTCCCGCGCGATCTCACCTGA
- a CDS encoding MOSC N-terminal beta barrel domain-containing protein produces MATLAHIFRHPIKAHGSESLSEVALAADATLPWDRVWAVAHEHSDADGSTWERCGKFSRGAHVPTLMAVTSRLDEAREEITLSHPELEDLTAHPDRDGPAIVAWIARAMGPEARKPARVVRARAAAEGQGMTDNPAPYLSLLGLSSLRALGQRAGRSLSPLRFRGNLWVDGTGPWEEFEWVGKRLRLGGAELVVEDRIDRCRATEVDPETGRRDTDTLGALREGWGHIDFGVFARVVSPGPVAVGDGLEVIG; encoded by the coding sequence GTGGCCACGCTGGCGCACATCTTTCGGCACCCGATCAAGGCGCACGGGTCCGAAAGCCTGAGCGAAGTAGCGCTCGCCGCCGATGCCACCCTGCCCTGGGACAGGGTCTGGGCGGTGGCGCATGAACACTCCGACGCCGATGGCAGCACCTGGGAGCGCTGCGGGAAATTCTCCCGCGGGGCGCATGTGCCGACCCTCATGGCCGTGACATCCCGCCTCGATGAGGCGCGCGAAGAAATCACGCTGAGCCATCCCGAGCTCGAAGATCTCACCGCCCATCCAGACCGGGACGGCCCGGCCATCGTGGCGTGGATCGCGCGCGCCATGGGGCCCGAGGCGCGGAAACCCGCACGCGTCGTACGCGCGCGCGCGGCCGCGGAGGGCCAGGGCATGACCGACAATCCCGCGCCCTATCTGAGCCTCCTCGGCCTATCCTCGCTGCGCGCCCTCGGGCAGCGGGCTGGCCGCTCCCTCTCGCCCCTCCGCTTTCGCGGCAATCTCTGGGTGGACGGTACCGGGCCCTGGGAAGAATTCGAATGGGTGGGCAAAAGGCTCCGCCTCGGCGGCGCGGAGCTTGTGGTCGAGGACCGCATCGACCGCTGCCGCGCCACGGAAGTGGACCCGGAAACAGGACGGCGCGACACCGACACGCTCGGCGCGCTGCGCGAGGGCTGGGGTCACATCGATTTCGGCGTCTTCGCCCGCGTGGTCTCGCCCGGCCCCGTGGCCGTGGGCGACGGGCTCGAGGTGATCGGGTGA
- a CDS encoding amino acid ABC transporter permease has product MSDTHSESVGFVRKTFIEPAPPPAREAGAVKWLRENLFSGVVNSALTILSIIFIVWIAVSVYPWFANAAYGTSSLAECREVLEGVNAACFSVLQERGNQMLFGIAYPSEQYWRPLLAFVLLFVCAVPVLFSQYVPRQTLIGTALYPFFAYWLIWGGTLWLSIAILGLLIAAYFVPKVIAGLPDGARSGLGLVVGGATGLLLAYWLAVGGLNLWGLASGFAEGGGTGGMIGAVLFYAMAAFVAVTFIPMGIFTAYAVWQSAERGLLLSTVTTIAFLFVALNFVAGPLAGVLNGIVPIELEAVASRDLGGFMLNMILGTVCVSLSIPLGILLALGRQSSLPFIKGVCVVFIEFIRGVPLITLLFVANVVLAYFFPPESNIDLVLRVIIMITMFAAAYIAEVIRGGLAALPRGQYEAADSLGLDYGQATRLIILPQALKISIPGIVNVAVGLFKDTTLVSVISMFDLVGAIRGPILGSADWAGIYWEAFGFAALLFFVVCYGISQYSQWLERELATDHR; this is encoded by the coding sequence ATGAGCGATACGCATTCCGAATCCGTAGGCTTCGTCCGCAAGACCTTCATCGAGCCTGCCCCGCCTCCGGCGCGCGAGGCCGGCGCGGTGAAATGGCTGCGCGAGAACCTCTTCTCCGGTGTCGTGAACTCGGCACTGACGATCCTGTCGATCATCTTCATCGTGTGGATCGCCGTGAGCGTCTATCCGTGGTTCGCCAATGCCGCCTATGGCACGTCGAGCCTCGCCGAATGCCGCGAGGTCCTCGAGGGCGTGAATGCGGCCTGCTTCAGCGTGCTGCAGGAACGTGGAAACCAGATGCTCTTTGGCATCGCTTATCCGTCCGAACAGTATTGGCGGCCGCTTCTGGCCTTCGTGCTGCTCTTCGTGTGTGCGGTGCCGGTGCTCTTCTCGCAATATGTGCCGCGGCAGACGCTGATCGGGACCGCACTCTATCCCTTCTTCGCCTATTGGCTGATCTGGGGCGGGACCCTCTGGCTCTCCATCGCGATCCTTGGGCTGCTCATCGCGGCCTACTTCGTGCCGAAGGTCATCGCGGGCCTTCCCGATGGCGCGCGGTCGGGGCTGGGCCTCGTCGTGGGCGGCGCGACCGGCCTCCTATTGGCCTATTGGCTCGCCGTGGGCGGGCTCAATCTCTGGGGCCTGGCCAGCGGCTTTGCCGAGGGCGGCGGCACCGGCGGCATGATCGGTGCGGTGCTCTTCTACGCCATGGCGGCCTTCGTGGCGGTGACCTTCATCCCAATGGGCATCTTCACCGCCTATGCTGTCTGGCAGAGCGCGGAGCGCGGCCTGCTTCTTTCGACGGTCACGACGATCGCCTTCCTCTTCGTGGCGCTGAACTTCGTGGCTGGGCCACTCGCGGGCGTGCTCAACGGGATCGTCCCGATCGAGCTCGAGGCCGTGGCCTCCCGTGACCTCGGGGGCTTCATGCTCAACATGATCCTCGGCACGGTCTGCGTGTCGCTCTCGATCCCGCTGGGCATCCTGCTGGCGCTTGGGCGGCAATCCTCGCTGCCCTTCATCAAAGGCGTCTGCGTCGTCTTCATCGAGTTCATCCGCGGCGTGCCGCTTATCACGCTGCTTTTCGTGGCGAACGTGGTGTTGGCCTATTTCTTCCCACCGGAGAGCAACATCGACCTCGTGCTGCGCGTGATCATCATGATCACGATGTTCGCCGCGGCCTATATCGCCGAGGTGATCCGCGGCGGCCTCGCGGCACTGCCGCGCGGGCAGTACGAGGCGGCCGACAGCCTCGGCCTCGATTACGGGCAGGCCACGCGGCTCATCATCCTGCCGCAGGCGCTGAAGATCTCGATCCCGGGGATCGTGAACGTGGCGGTGGGCCTCTTCAAGGACACCACGCTTGTCTCGGTCATCTCGATGTTCGACCTCGTGGGCGCGATCCGCGGCCCGATACTCGGCTCCGCTGACTGGGCGGGGATCTACTGGGAGGCGTTCGGCTTTGCGGCGCTCCTCTTTTTCGTCGTCTGCTACGGCATCTCGCAATATTCGCAGTGGCTCGAGCGCGAGCTGGCGACCGATCACAGATAA
- a CDS encoding ABC transporter permease subunit (The N-terminal region of this protein, as described by TIGR01726, is a three transmembrane segment that identifies a subfamily of ABC transporter permease subunits, which specificities that include histidine, arginine, glutamine, glutamate, L-cystine (sic), the opines (in Agrobacterium) octopine and nopaline, etc.), producing the protein MSTISEERLDSGHGGAPSGFKLGMLLNDTRYRSYTFQFIALVLLILSISYLVSNLIANLEEAGLNISWAFLAEPAGYDINQRPIEYDSQSTHARASIVGAINTLIVAFLACVTATILGVVAGVLRLSNNWIVARLMSVYVEAFRNVPVLIWILIIFLAMSNAFPQPRAFRGEAPDAEMWLGLFAFTNRGVYAPSFINGAGSTIFWIVCVLSIVGVFAYRRYAKKLLYDTGRLLPMGWPSLAILIVPPVLAFFLLGSPVSLETPELRGFNFQGGVHLRLSLIALWFALAIYTGAFIAENVRAGIMAISKGQTEAAGALGLRPGRIMNLVILPQALRVIIPPLISQYLNITKNSSLAIAVGYMDITGTLGGITLNQTGRAIEAILLLMLFYLLVSLAISAIMNVYNNSVKLKER; encoded by the coding sequence ATGTCCACGATTTCCGAAGAGCGTCTCGATAGCGGCCATGGCGGAGCCCCCTCGGGCTTCAAGCTGGGCATGCTGCTCAACGACACGCGCTACCGCTCCTACACGTTCCAGTTCATCGCGCTCGTGTTGCTGATCCTGTCGATCAGCTACCTCGTGTCCAACCTGATCGCGAACCTGGAGGAGGCTGGCCTCAATATCTCCTGGGCGTTCCTCGCGGAGCCCGCGGGCTACGACATCAACCAGCGCCCCATCGAATACGACTCGCAATCGACCCATGCCCGCGCCTCGATCGTGGGCGCGATCAACACGCTGATCGTGGCATTCCTCGCCTGTGTGACGGCGACGATCCTCGGCGTGGTCGCCGGTGTCTTGCGGCTCTCCAACAACTGGATCGTGGCCCGGCTCATGAGCGTCTATGTCGAGGCGTTCCGCAACGTGCCGGTCCTGATCTGGATCCTGATCATCTTCCTGGCGATGTCGAACGCCTTCCCGCAGCCTCGCGCCTTCCGGGGCGAGGCTCCGGATGCGGAGATGTGGCTCGGGCTCTTCGCCTTCACCAACCGCGGGGTCTATGCGCCGTCCTTCATCAACGGGGCGGGCTCCACGATCTTCTGGATCGTCTGCGTGCTCAGCATCGTGGGCGTCTTCGCCTACCGCCGCTATGCCAAGAAGCTCCTTTACGATACGGGGCGGCTCCTGCCCATGGGTTGGCCCTCGCTGGCGATCCTGATTGTGCCGCCGGTGCTGGCCTTCTTCTTGCTCGGCAGCCCTGTCTCACTCGAGACGCCGGAACTGCGCGGGTTCAACTTCCAGGGCGGTGTCCACCTGCGCCTGTCGCTCATCGCGCTCTGGTTTGCGCTGGCGATCTATACCGGCGCCTTCATCGCCGAGAACGTGCGCGCGGGCATCATGGCCATATCAAAGGGTCAGACCGAGGCCGCCGGCGCGCTGGGCCTGCGCCCCGGGCGCATCATGAACCTCGTGATCCTGCCGCAGGCGCTGCGCGTCATCATCCCGCCGCTCATCTCGCAGTATCTCAACATCACGAAGAACTCTTCGCTCGCCATCGCCGTGGGCTACATGGACATCACCGGCACGCTCGGGGGCATCACGCTCAACCAGACGGGCCGCGCGATCGAGGCGATTCTCCTTCTGATGCTCTTCTACCTGCTCGTGAGCCTCGCGATCTCTGCGATCATGAACGTCTACAACAACTCCGTGAAGCTGAAGGAGCGTTGA
- the argB gene encoding acetylglutamate kinase, which translates to MKQRDDMNRDWIATARTLSQALPYLQRYDEAIVVIKLGGHAMGSDEAMASFARDVVLMQQVGVNPVIVHGGGPMINEMLAKLGVESTFVGGKRVTDAATVEVVEMVLSGLVNKRIVQAIAAQGGRAVGLSGKDARLITCDTAAPELGLVGEPSEIDTSLLTTLFEGDMIPVIAPLGAGRGGETMNINGDTAAGAIAAALAADRLLLLTDVAGVKGADDTVLTDLKTSQIRTMIAEGTIAGGMIPKTETCIAALEGGVRAAVILDGRAPQACLLELFTDHGAGTLIRAD; encoded by the coding sequence ATGAAGCAGCGTGATGACATGAACAGAGACTGGATCGCCACCGCCCGGACGCTTTCGCAAGCGCTCCCCTATCTGCAGCGCTATGACGAGGCCATCGTCGTCATCAAGCTCGGCGGCCACGCCATGGGCTCCGACGAGGCCATGGCGAGCTTCGCCCGCGACGTGGTGCTCATGCAGCAGGTCGGCGTGAACCCGGTCATCGTCCATGGCGGCGGTCCCATGATCAACGAGATGCTCGCCAAACTCGGCGTGGAGAGCACCTTCGTCGGAGGCAAGCGCGTCACCGATGCCGCCACCGTGGAAGTGGTGGAGATGGTGCTTTCAGGCCTCGTGAACAAGCGTATCGTGCAGGCCATCGCGGCCCAGGGCGGGCGCGCGGTGGGGCTTTCGGGCAAGGATGCACGGCTCATCACCTGCGACACCGCCGCGCCGGAGCTTGGCCTCGTTGGCGAGCCCTCCGAGATCGACACCTCGCTTCTCACCACGCTCTTCGAGGGGGACATGATCCCCGTCATCGCGCCGCTCGGCGCGGGCCGTGGCGGCGAGACGATGAACATCAACGGCGACACCGCCGCGGGCGCCATTGCCGCGGCCCTCGCGGCCGATCGTCTGCTGCTTCTGACCGACGTGGCAGGCGTGAAGGGCGCTGATGACACGGTCCTGACGGACCTCAAGACCTCTCAGATCCGCACCATGATCGCAGAGGGCACCATCGCGGGCGGCATGATCCCCAAGACCGAGACCTGCATCGCCGCGCTCGAAGGCGGGGTGAGGGCAGCCGTCATTCTCGATGGACGCGCCCCGCAGGCCTGCCTCCTCGAGCTCTTCACCGACCACGGCGCAGGCACCCTCATCCGCGCGGATTGA